In the Helianthus annuus cultivar XRQ/B chromosome 11, HanXRQr2.0-SUNRISE, whole genome shotgun sequence genome, one interval contains:
- the LOC110889501 gene encoding NAD kinase 2, chloroplastic isoform X1 — MASSSCHSLFVDMNRTVSIVHTFTPKPHPFELQRVMTKWRVPERRRLSVVAAAGAEVSNPFSVNIGLDSQTYQSHNLTQLPWVGPLPGDIAEVEAYCRIFRAAESLHNALMDTLCNPLTGECSVSYAFPSEDKPLLEDKIVTVLGCMICLLNKGREDLLSGRSSVMKSFSVSDIDVMEDKLPPLAVFRREMKRYCESLHIALEIFLTADDSRSRVVWRKLQRLKSVCYDSGLPRGDDYPPQSLFANWNPVYLSTSKEDIEPSDSEVAFWRGSQLTEESLNWLLENGFKTIVDLRAESVNDVFYETALQEALSSGKIELIKLPVEVGTAPSSEQVETFSTLVTDSMRKPIYLHSKEGVWRTSAMVSRWRQYMSRVSSPSNVKNRDQTSEEKSQVSSDSKAMEKDNEESLTASNNYKSTNGAYTKTLNNDDDQDGIRVDFSANPIESQLPPCNVFSRKEMSMFFQNKTRSPSTYFTFERKRLENQMRSRKKHNYNGSVSSINNSDSSHSTNGSASNGSLPTYHDQSRTSLTEFNDADRHATGVTRTDNLDGLSNDDAEPVEGNMCASTTGVVRVQSRKKAEMFLVRTDGFSCTREKVTESSLAFTHPSTQQQMLMWKSSPKTVLLLKKLGEELMEQAKEVAAFLYHQENMNVLVEPDVHDVFARIPGFGFVQTFYSQDTSDLHERVDLIACLGGDGVILHASNLFRDAVPPVVSFNLGSLGFLTSHHFEDYSQDLKRVIHGNNTLEGVYITLRMRLRCEIFREGKAVPGKVFDVLNEVVVDRGSNPYLSKIECYEQDRLITKVQGDGVIVATPTGSTAYSTAAGGSMVHPNVPCMLFTPICPHSLSFRPVILPDSARLELKIPEDARSNAWVSFDGKRRQQLLRGDSVRISMSQHPLPTVNKFDQTGDWFRSLIRCLNWNERLDQKAL; from the exons ATGGCCTCAAGCTCATGCCACTCCCTCTTCGTCGACATGAACCGAACCGTTTCCATTGTTCATACATTCACCCCCAAACCCCACCCCTTTGAGCTTCAACGGGTCATGACCAAGTGGCGGGTACCTGAACGACGTCGTCTTagtgtggttgctgctgctggtgctGAGGTTTCTAATCCTTTTTCTGTTAACATTGGTTTGGATTCTCAG ACATACCAATCCCACAATTTGACACAGTTACCTTGGGTGGGCCCGCTTCCGGGAGATATAGCCGAAGTTGAAGCATACTGCAGAATCTTCAGAGCTGCCGAAAGCCTGCACAATGCATTAATGGACACATTATGCAACCCGCTTACAGGTGAATGCAGTGTTTCTTACGCTTTCCCTTCAGAGGACAAACCATTACTCGAAGATAAGATAGTAACCGTTCTCGGTTGCATGATCTGCCTGCTGAACAAAGGACGTGAAGATCTGCTATCCGGTAGATCATCCGTCATGAAATCATTCAGTGTTTCGGATATAGACGTAATGGAAGACAAGCTTCCACCACTCGCAGTTTTCAGGCGTGAAATGAAACGGTATTGTGAAAGTTTACACATTGCTCTTGAAATCTTTTTGACAGCAGACGATTCTAGAAGCCGCGTCGTTTGGAGGAAACTTCAACGGCTGAAAAGCGTTTGTTATGATTCGGGTCTTCCCCGTGGCGACGATTATCCGCCTCAATCGTTGTTTGCTAACTGGAATCCTGTTTATTTATCTACGTCTAAAGAAGATATCGAACCTAGTGATTCCGAAGTTGCGTTCTGGAGAGGTAGTCAACTGACGGAGGAAAGTTTGAACTGGTTGCTTGAAAACGGGTTTAAAACGATCGTTGATCTTCGAGCAGAAAGTGTTAACGATGTATTCTACGAAACCGCATTGCAAGAAGCACTTTCGTCTGGTAAAATTGAGCTGATCAAGCTTCCGGTTGAAGTGGGGACCGCACCATCGTCAGAGCAGGTCGAGACTTTTTCAACTTTAGTTACTGACTCAATGAGAAAACCGATTTATCTTCATAGTAAAGAAGGCGTTTGGAGAACGTCTGCAATGGTTTCTAGATGGAGACAGTATATGTCTCGAGTCAGCTCACCGAGTAACGTTAAAAATCGCGATCAAACGTCAGAAGAGAAGTCACAAGTTTCATCAGACTCAAAAGCAATGGAAAAGGATAATGAAGAATCTTTAACTGCAAGTAACAATTATAAAAGCACCAACGGGGCTTACACGAAAACGTTGAATAACGACGATGATCAAGACGGGATTCGGGTTGATTTCAGTGCGAATCCTATCGAATCCCAGTTACCACCCTGCAACGTTTTCTCCAGAAAAGAAATGTCCAtgttttttcaaaataaaacgcgTTCGCCTTCAACATATTTCACTTTCGAACGCAAACGATTAGAGAACCAAATGAGATCGAGGAAGAAACATAACTACAACGGGTCGGTTTCTAGCATCAACAATTCCGATTCAAGTCATTCAACAAATGGTTCTGCAAGCAATGGCAGTTTACCGACTTATCATGATCAATCTCGTACCAGTTTGACAGAATTCAATGATGCAGACAGGCACGCGACGGGTGTCACACGAACGGATAATCTAGACGGGTTAAGTAATGACGATGCAGAACCGGTTGAGGGAAATATGTGTGCTTCGACAACCGGTGTTGTAAGAGTCCAATCACGAAAGAAAGCGGAGATGTTTTTAGTGAGAACCGATGGGTTTTCGTGCACTAGAGAAAAAGTAACGGAATCTTCGTTGGCTTTCACGCATCCTAGTACCCAACAGCAGATGCTTATGTGGAAATCGTCACCGAAAACTGTGTTACTGTTAAAGAAACTTGGTGAAGAGTTAATGGAACAAGCTAAAGAG GTTGCCGCTTTCTTGTATCACCAAGAGAATATGAATGTTCTTGTGGAACCCGACGTTCACGACGTTTTCGCAAGAATACCAGGGTTCGGGTTTGTACAGACTTTCTACAGTCAAGACACTAG CGATCTTCATGAGAGGGTTGATCTGATTGCGTGTTTGGGTGGAGACGGGGTTATTCTGCATGCATCAAACTTATTTAGAGATGCTGTTCCTCCAGTTGTATCATTCAATCTTGGATCTCTCGGTTTTCTAACATCTCATCAC TTTGAAGACTATAGCCAGGATCTAAAACGGGTCATTCACGGAAACAACACACTGGAAGGTGTGTATATAACTCTTAGAATGCGTCTTCGTTGCGAGATATTTAGAGAGGGGAAAGCCGTGCCAGGAAAAGTTTTCGATGTGTTGAACGAGGTTGTGGTTGATCGAGGCTCTAACCCGTATCTTTCCAAAATCGAGTGCTATGAACAGGACCGTCTTATTACCAAG GTACAAGGTGATGGAGTCATAGTAGCAACACCTACAGGGAGTACAGCTTACTCTACAGCTGCAGGCGGTTCAATG GTTCATCCAAATGTTCCGTGCATGCTTTTTACGCCGATCTGTCCACATTCCCTCTCGTTCAGACCCGTTATACTTCCTGATTCTGCGCGTCTTGAATTAAAG ATACCAGAGGATGCGCGAAGTAACGCGTGGGTGTCATTTGATGGGAAGAGGAGGCAGCAGCTTTTGAGAGGCGACTCGGTGCGTATAAGCATGAGCCAGCATCCGCTTCCGACGGTCAACAAGTTTGACCAAACGGGCGATTGGTTTCGCAGTTTGATTCGATGCTTGAATTGGAACGAAAGACTAGATCAGAAGGCTCTTTGA
- the LOC110889501 gene encoding NAD kinase 2, chloroplastic isoform X3, translating to MASSSCHSLFVDMNRTVSIVHTFTPKPHPFELQRVMTKWRVPERRRLSVVAAAGAETYQSHNLTQLPWVGPLPGDIAEVEAYCRIFRAAESLHNALMDTLCNPLTGECSVSYAFPSEDKPLLEDKIVTVLGCMICLLNKGREDLLSGRSSVMKSFSVSDIDVMEDKLPPLAVFRREMKRYCESLHIALEIFLTADDSRSRVVWRKLQRLKSVCYDSGLPRGDDYPPQSLFANWNPVYLSTSKEDIEPSDSEVAFWRGSQLTEESLNWLLENGFKTIVDLRAESVNDVFYETALQEALSSGKIELIKLPVEVGTAPSSEQVETFSTLVTDSMRKPIYLHSKEGVWRTSAMVSRWRQYMSRVSSPSNVKNRDQTSEEKSQVSSDSKAMEKDNEESLTASNNYKSTNGAYTKTLNNDDDQDGIRVDFSANPIESQLPPCNVFSRKEMSMFFQNKTRSPSTYFTFERKRLENQMRSRKKHNYNGSVSSINNSDSSHSTNGSASNGSLPTYHDQSRTSLTEFNDADRHATGVTRTDNLDGLSNDDAEPVEGNMCASTTGVVRVQSRKKAEMFLVRTDGFSCTREKVTESSLAFTHPSTQQQMLMWKSSPKTVLLLKKLGEELMEQAKEVAAFLYHQENMNVLVEPDVHDVFARIPGFGFVQTFYSQDTSDLHERVDLIACLGGDGVILHASNLFRDAVPPVVSFNLGSLGFLTSHHFEDYSQDLKRVIHGNNTLEGVYITLRMRLRCEIFREGKAVPGKVFDVLNEVVVDRGSNPYLSKIECYEQDRLITKVQGDGVIVATPTGSTAYSTAAGGSMVHPNVPCMLFTPICPHSLSFRPVILPDSARLELKIPEDARSNAWVSFDGKRRQQLLRGDSVRISMSQHPLPTVNKFDQTGDWFRSLIRCLNWNERLDQKAL from the exons ATGGCCTCAAGCTCATGCCACTCCCTCTTCGTCGACATGAACCGAACCGTTTCCATTGTTCATACATTCACCCCCAAACCCCACCCCTTTGAGCTTCAACGGGTCATGACCAAGTGGCGGGTACCTGAACGACGTCGTCTTagtgtggttgctgctgctggtgctGAG ACATACCAATCCCACAATTTGACACAGTTACCTTGGGTGGGCCCGCTTCCGGGAGATATAGCCGAAGTTGAAGCATACTGCAGAATCTTCAGAGCTGCCGAAAGCCTGCACAATGCATTAATGGACACATTATGCAACCCGCTTACAGGTGAATGCAGTGTTTCTTACGCTTTCCCTTCAGAGGACAAACCATTACTCGAAGATAAGATAGTAACCGTTCTCGGTTGCATGATCTGCCTGCTGAACAAAGGACGTGAAGATCTGCTATCCGGTAGATCATCCGTCATGAAATCATTCAGTGTTTCGGATATAGACGTAATGGAAGACAAGCTTCCACCACTCGCAGTTTTCAGGCGTGAAATGAAACGGTATTGTGAAAGTTTACACATTGCTCTTGAAATCTTTTTGACAGCAGACGATTCTAGAAGCCGCGTCGTTTGGAGGAAACTTCAACGGCTGAAAAGCGTTTGTTATGATTCGGGTCTTCCCCGTGGCGACGATTATCCGCCTCAATCGTTGTTTGCTAACTGGAATCCTGTTTATTTATCTACGTCTAAAGAAGATATCGAACCTAGTGATTCCGAAGTTGCGTTCTGGAGAGGTAGTCAACTGACGGAGGAAAGTTTGAACTGGTTGCTTGAAAACGGGTTTAAAACGATCGTTGATCTTCGAGCAGAAAGTGTTAACGATGTATTCTACGAAACCGCATTGCAAGAAGCACTTTCGTCTGGTAAAATTGAGCTGATCAAGCTTCCGGTTGAAGTGGGGACCGCACCATCGTCAGAGCAGGTCGAGACTTTTTCAACTTTAGTTACTGACTCAATGAGAAAACCGATTTATCTTCATAGTAAAGAAGGCGTTTGGAGAACGTCTGCAATGGTTTCTAGATGGAGACAGTATATGTCTCGAGTCAGCTCACCGAGTAACGTTAAAAATCGCGATCAAACGTCAGAAGAGAAGTCACAAGTTTCATCAGACTCAAAAGCAATGGAAAAGGATAATGAAGAATCTTTAACTGCAAGTAACAATTATAAAAGCACCAACGGGGCTTACACGAAAACGTTGAATAACGACGATGATCAAGACGGGATTCGGGTTGATTTCAGTGCGAATCCTATCGAATCCCAGTTACCACCCTGCAACGTTTTCTCCAGAAAAGAAATGTCCAtgttttttcaaaataaaacgcgTTCGCCTTCAACATATTTCACTTTCGAACGCAAACGATTAGAGAACCAAATGAGATCGAGGAAGAAACATAACTACAACGGGTCGGTTTCTAGCATCAACAATTCCGATTCAAGTCATTCAACAAATGGTTCTGCAAGCAATGGCAGTTTACCGACTTATCATGATCAATCTCGTACCAGTTTGACAGAATTCAATGATGCAGACAGGCACGCGACGGGTGTCACACGAACGGATAATCTAGACGGGTTAAGTAATGACGATGCAGAACCGGTTGAGGGAAATATGTGTGCTTCGACAACCGGTGTTGTAAGAGTCCAATCACGAAAGAAAGCGGAGATGTTTTTAGTGAGAACCGATGGGTTTTCGTGCACTAGAGAAAAAGTAACGGAATCTTCGTTGGCTTTCACGCATCCTAGTACCCAACAGCAGATGCTTATGTGGAAATCGTCACCGAAAACTGTGTTACTGTTAAAGAAACTTGGTGAAGAGTTAATGGAACAAGCTAAAGAG GTTGCCGCTTTCTTGTATCACCAAGAGAATATGAATGTTCTTGTGGAACCCGACGTTCACGACGTTTTCGCAAGAATACCAGGGTTCGGGTTTGTACAGACTTTCTACAGTCAAGACACTAG CGATCTTCATGAGAGGGTTGATCTGATTGCGTGTTTGGGTGGAGACGGGGTTATTCTGCATGCATCAAACTTATTTAGAGATGCTGTTCCTCCAGTTGTATCATTCAATCTTGGATCTCTCGGTTTTCTAACATCTCATCAC TTTGAAGACTATAGCCAGGATCTAAAACGGGTCATTCACGGAAACAACACACTGGAAGGTGTGTATATAACTCTTAGAATGCGTCTTCGTTGCGAGATATTTAGAGAGGGGAAAGCCGTGCCAGGAAAAGTTTTCGATGTGTTGAACGAGGTTGTGGTTGATCGAGGCTCTAACCCGTATCTTTCCAAAATCGAGTGCTATGAACAGGACCGTCTTATTACCAAG GTACAAGGTGATGGAGTCATAGTAGCAACACCTACAGGGAGTACAGCTTACTCTACAGCTGCAGGCGGTTCAATG GTTCATCCAAATGTTCCGTGCATGCTTTTTACGCCGATCTGTCCACATTCCCTCTCGTTCAGACCCGTTATACTTCCTGATTCTGCGCGTCTTGAATTAAAG ATACCAGAGGATGCGCGAAGTAACGCGTGGGTGTCATTTGATGGGAAGAGGAGGCAGCAGCTTTTGAGAGGCGACTCGGTGCGTATAAGCATGAGCCAGCATCCGCTTCCGACGGTCAACAAGTTTGACCAAACGGGCGATTGGTTTCGCAGTTTGATTCGATGCTTGAATTGGAACGAAAGACTAGATCAGAAGGCTCTTTGA
- the LOC110889501 gene encoding NAD kinase 2, chloroplastic isoform X2 produces MASSSCHSLFVDMNRTVSIVHTFTPKPHPFELQRVMTKWRVPERRRLSVVAAAGAEVSNPFSVNIGLDSQTYQSHNLTQLPWVGPLPGDIAEVEAYCRIFRAAESLHNALMDTLCNPLTGECSVSYAFPSEDKPLLEDKIVTVLGCMICLLNKGREDLLSGRSSVMKSFSVSDIDVMEDKLPPLAVFRREMKRYCESLHIALEIFLTADDSRSRVVWRKLQRLKSVCYDSGLPRGDDYPPQSLFANWNPVYLSTSKEDIEPSDSEVAFWRGSQLTEESLNWLLENGFKTIVDLRAESVNDVFYETALQEALSSGKIELIKLPVEVGTAPSSEQVETFSTLVTDSMRKPIYLHSKEGVWRTSAMVSRWRQYMSRVSSPSNVKNRDQTSEAMEKDNEESLTASNNYKSTNGAYTKTLNNDDDQDGIRVDFSANPIESQLPPCNVFSRKEMSMFFQNKTRSPSTYFTFERKRLENQMRSRKKHNYNGSVSSINNSDSSHSTNGSASNGSLPTYHDQSRTSLTEFNDADRHATGVTRTDNLDGLSNDDAEPVEGNMCASTTGVVRVQSRKKAEMFLVRTDGFSCTREKVTESSLAFTHPSTQQQMLMWKSSPKTVLLLKKLGEELMEQAKEVAAFLYHQENMNVLVEPDVHDVFARIPGFGFVQTFYSQDTSDLHERVDLIACLGGDGVILHASNLFRDAVPPVVSFNLGSLGFLTSHHFEDYSQDLKRVIHGNNTLEGVYITLRMRLRCEIFREGKAVPGKVFDVLNEVVVDRGSNPYLSKIECYEQDRLITKVQGDGVIVATPTGSTAYSTAAGGSMVHPNVPCMLFTPICPHSLSFRPVILPDSARLELKIPEDARSNAWVSFDGKRRQQLLRGDSVRISMSQHPLPTVNKFDQTGDWFRSLIRCLNWNERLDQKAL; encoded by the exons ATGGCCTCAAGCTCATGCCACTCCCTCTTCGTCGACATGAACCGAACCGTTTCCATTGTTCATACATTCACCCCCAAACCCCACCCCTTTGAGCTTCAACGGGTCATGACCAAGTGGCGGGTACCTGAACGACGTCGTCTTagtgtggttgctgctgctggtgctGAGGTTTCTAATCCTTTTTCTGTTAACATTGGTTTGGATTCTCAG ACATACCAATCCCACAATTTGACACAGTTACCTTGGGTGGGCCCGCTTCCGGGAGATATAGCCGAAGTTGAAGCATACTGCAGAATCTTCAGAGCTGCCGAAAGCCTGCACAATGCATTAATGGACACATTATGCAACCCGCTTACAGGTGAATGCAGTGTTTCTTACGCTTTCCCTTCAGAGGACAAACCATTACTCGAAGATAAGATAGTAACCGTTCTCGGTTGCATGATCTGCCTGCTGAACAAAGGACGTGAAGATCTGCTATCCGGTAGATCATCCGTCATGAAATCATTCAGTGTTTCGGATATAGACGTAATGGAAGACAAGCTTCCACCACTCGCAGTTTTCAGGCGTGAAATGAAACGGTATTGTGAAAGTTTACACATTGCTCTTGAAATCTTTTTGACAGCAGACGATTCTAGAAGCCGCGTCGTTTGGAGGAAACTTCAACGGCTGAAAAGCGTTTGTTATGATTCGGGTCTTCCCCGTGGCGACGATTATCCGCCTCAATCGTTGTTTGCTAACTGGAATCCTGTTTATTTATCTACGTCTAAAGAAGATATCGAACCTAGTGATTCCGAAGTTGCGTTCTGGAGAGGTAGTCAACTGACGGAGGAAAGTTTGAACTGGTTGCTTGAAAACGGGTTTAAAACGATCGTTGATCTTCGAGCAGAAAGTGTTAACGATGTATTCTACGAAACCGCATTGCAAGAAGCACTTTCGTCTGGTAAAATTGAGCTGATCAAGCTTCCGGTTGAAGTGGGGACCGCACCATCGTCAGAGCAGGTCGAGACTTTTTCAACTTTAGTTACTGACTCAATGAGAAAACCGATTTATCTTCATAGTAAAGAAGGCGTTTGGAGAACGTCTGCAATGGTTTCTAGATGGAGACAGTATATGTCTCGAGTCAGCTCACCGAGTAACGTTAAAAATCGCGATCAAACGTCAG AAGCAATGGAAAAGGATAATGAAGAATCTTTAACTGCAAGTAACAATTATAAAAGCACCAACGGGGCTTACACGAAAACGTTGAATAACGACGATGATCAAGACGGGATTCGGGTTGATTTCAGTGCGAATCCTATCGAATCCCAGTTACCACCCTGCAACGTTTTCTCCAGAAAAGAAATGTCCAtgttttttcaaaataaaacgcgTTCGCCTTCAACATATTTCACTTTCGAACGCAAACGATTAGAGAACCAAATGAGATCGAGGAAGAAACATAACTACAACGGGTCGGTTTCTAGCATCAACAATTCCGATTCAAGTCATTCAACAAATGGTTCTGCAAGCAATGGCAGTTTACCGACTTATCATGATCAATCTCGTACCAGTTTGACAGAATTCAATGATGCAGACAGGCACGCGACGGGTGTCACACGAACGGATAATCTAGACGGGTTAAGTAATGACGATGCAGAACCGGTTGAGGGAAATATGTGTGCTTCGACAACCGGTGTTGTAAGAGTCCAATCACGAAAGAAAGCGGAGATGTTTTTAGTGAGAACCGATGGGTTTTCGTGCACTAGAGAAAAAGTAACGGAATCTTCGTTGGCTTTCACGCATCCTAGTACCCAACAGCAGATGCTTATGTGGAAATCGTCACCGAAAACTGTGTTACTGTTAAAGAAACTTGGTGAAGAGTTAATGGAACAAGCTAAAGAG GTTGCCGCTTTCTTGTATCACCAAGAGAATATGAATGTTCTTGTGGAACCCGACGTTCACGACGTTTTCGCAAGAATACCAGGGTTCGGGTTTGTACAGACTTTCTACAGTCAAGACACTAG CGATCTTCATGAGAGGGTTGATCTGATTGCGTGTTTGGGTGGAGACGGGGTTATTCTGCATGCATCAAACTTATTTAGAGATGCTGTTCCTCCAGTTGTATCATTCAATCTTGGATCTCTCGGTTTTCTAACATCTCATCAC TTTGAAGACTATAGCCAGGATCTAAAACGGGTCATTCACGGAAACAACACACTGGAAGGTGTGTATATAACTCTTAGAATGCGTCTTCGTTGCGAGATATTTAGAGAGGGGAAAGCCGTGCCAGGAAAAGTTTTCGATGTGTTGAACGAGGTTGTGGTTGATCGAGGCTCTAACCCGTATCTTTCCAAAATCGAGTGCTATGAACAGGACCGTCTTATTACCAAG GTACAAGGTGATGGAGTCATAGTAGCAACACCTACAGGGAGTACAGCTTACTCTACAGCTGCAGGCGGTTCAATG GTTCATCCAAATGTTCCGTGCATGCTTTTTACGCCGATCTGTCCACATTCCCTCTCGTTCAGACCCGTTATACTTCCTGATTCTGCGCGTCTTGAATTAAAG ATACCAGAGGATGCGCGAAGTAACGCGTGGGTGTCATTTGATGGGAAGAGGAGGCAGCAGCTTTTGAGAGGCGACTCGGTGCGTATAAGCATGAGCCAGCATCCGCTTCCGACGGTCAACAAGTTTGACCAAACGGGCGATTGGTTTCGCAGTTTGATTCGATGCTTGAATTGGAACGAAAGACTAGATCAGAAGGCTCTTTGA
- the LOC118483962 gene encoding uncharacterized protein LOC118483962 encodes MDHYPAIFKLVKNKNASVAEFWSGADNGSSWIWDWSILPSTSEEWSQLLSLFNRLQETSLTNDKDAWFWANDRGDSFSVKDLRSEIVSAGIVIDNGVGNFIWNPWATPKANYLLWRALLGKVASKMGLVSRGVGLPDTLCPRCGISDEDPNHIFANCIWSRSLWWNVFVWLRLKPPPEFARLDNILEDLQNNPGCKKWKRIVYTVASATTWRIWLARNSKVFENTFIPVKKIMDQIKEDAYLWICNRANVRELSWEKWVSFDVADML; translated from the coding sequence ATGGACCATTACCCAGCGATTTTCAAGTTAGTCAAAAATAAAAACGCCTCTGTCGCTGAATTTTGGTCGGGAGCCGACAATGGTTCTTCGTGGATTTGGGACTGGAGTATTCTTCCTTCCACATCCGAGGAATGGAGTCAGCTCCTTTCCTTGTTTAACAGGCTGCAAGAGACGTCTCTTACTAATGACAAGGATGCTTGGTTCTGGGCAAATGATAGAGGTGACTCTTTCTCGGTTAAGGATCTCAGGAGTGAGATTGTTTCCGCCGGAATCGTGATCGATAATGGGGTTGGGAATTTTATTTGGAACCCGTGGGCTACTCCTAAAGCTAATTACCTGTTATGGCGTGCTTTACTGGGAAAGGTGGCGTCTAAAATGGGTTTAGTCTCTAGAGGCGTCGGCCTCCCCGATACTCTGTGCCCAAGATGTGGTATTTCGGATGAAGACCCAAACCATATATTCGCTAATTGTATATGGTCTAGGAGCCTGTGGTGGAACGTTTTTGTCTGGCTTCGCCTAAAGCCGCCCCCCGAGTTTGCAAGACTGGATAATATTTTGGAAGATTTACAAAATAACCCGGGATGTAAGAAGTGGAAGAGAATTGTTTATACGGTCGCATCGGCTACAACTTGGAGGATCTGGTTAGCAAGAAATtccaaagtttttgaaaacaccTTTATTCCGGTCAAAAAGATTATGGACCAGATTAAAGAGGATGCCTATCTCTGGATTTGCAACAGGGCTAACGTTAGGGAGCTCTCTTGGGAGAAGTGGGTTAGTTTTGATGTAGCGGACATGTTATAA